Proteins encoded within one genomic window of Candidatus Bathyarchaeum sp.:
- a CDS encoding DUF2096 family protein: MIYEDKWKTLADLLMEIQKMGENIPSTVMNDLRSAKTIIQVLKQDPNHMESLARAEVYLKNVEAYAVSAAEKKGPERVQEWLKRINQPEVKDCEKSKDSAVSPKVSRDKKWIRIKLTEELSLENVRKLSESFGVSIKVEENGDVLVFGDEKDLKSYVKNIAKQFKASRKG; this comes from the coding sequence TTGATTTATGAAGACAAATGGAAAACATTAGCAGATTTACTTATGGAAATCCAAAAAATGGGAGAAAACATTCCATCAACTGTTATGAATGATTTGCGGTCCGCAAAAACCATAATTCAAGTTTTGAAACAAGACCCAAATCACATGGAAAGCCTCGCCAGAGCAGAAGTTTACCTAAAGAATGTAGAAGCTTATGCAGTATCTGCTGCAGAAAAAAAGGGCCCAGAACGGGTTCAGGAATGGCTGAAAAGGATAAACCAGCCTGAAGTAAAAGATTGTGAAAAATCAAAGGATTCAGCAGTTAGTCCAAAAGTTTCACGAGATAAAAAGTGGATTCGAATCAAACTTACAGAAGAATTATCGTTAGAAAATGTTCGAAAACTCTCAGAAAGTTTTGGTGTGTCAATTAAAGTTGAAGAAAATGGCGATGTTCTAGTGTTTGGAGACGAAAAAGACCTGAAAAGCTATGTCAAAAACATTGCAAAGCAGTTTAAGGCCTCCAGAAAGGGTTAG